A single region of the Polyodon spathula isolate WHYD16114869_AA chromosome 12, ASM1765450v1, whole genome shotgun sequence genome encodes:
- the LOC121323980 gene encoding type II iodothyronine deiodinase-like — protein sequence MNINDHDRKLKEPNMGLLSVDLLVKLQILPGFFSNCLFLALYDSVVLLKRVVSLLSCSGAGGEWQRMLTSAGLRSVWNSFLLDAYKQVKLGGDAPNSKVVRVSGASSRRKSFSCKSGMECRLLDFESSDRPLVVNFGSATUPPFISHLPAFRQLVEEFSDVADFLLVYIDEAHPTDGWAVPGMGFDSFEVRKHRTLEERCLAAHSLLERFSLPPQCQLVADCMDNNTNVAYGVSFERVCIVHKQKIAYLGGKGPFFYNLKKVRHWLEQNYGKRKKKKKKKKT from the exons atgaaTATAAATGACCATGACAGAAAGTTAAAAGAACCCAACATGGGTTTGCTAAGTGTAGACTTGCTGGTAAAGCTACAGATTTTGCCAGGTTTCTTCTCCAATTGCCTGTTCTTGGCGCTGTATGACTCAGTGGTCCTGTTGAAGCGGGTGGTGTCACTCctgagctgttctggtgctggtGGTGAATGGCAGCGCATGTTAACGTCAGCTGGGCTGCGGTCTGTGTGGAACAGTTTTCTTCTAGATGCGTATAAACAG GTGAAGCTGGGTGGTGATGCACCCAATTCCAAGGTGGTCAGAGTATCGGGTGCAAGCAGCAGAAGGAAAAGTTTTAGCTGCAAGAGCGGAATGGAATGCCGGCTGTTGGATTTTGAGTCTTCTGACCGTCCTTTGGTTGTCAACTTTGGCTCTGCCACCTGACCCCCATTCATCAGCCACCTGCCTGCGTTTAGGCAGCTGGTTGAAGAGTTCTCTGATGTGGCTGACTTCCTGTTAGTCTATATCGATGAGGCTCACCCGACAGATGGCTGGGCAGTTCCAGGGATGGGGTTCGATTCTTTTGAGGTAAGGAAGCACAGGACCCTGGAAGAGCGTTGCCTGGCTGCCCACAGTCTGCTGGAACGCTTCTCTTTACCACCTCAGTGCCAGTTGGTGGCAGACTGCATGGACAACAACACTAATGTGGCTTATGGCGTCTCATTCGAAAGAGTGTGCATTGTGCATAAACAGAAAATTGCCTATCTGGGTGGGAAAGGACCATTTTTTTACAATCTTAAAAAAGTAAGGCATTGGCTTGAACAGAACTATGggaagcgaaaaaaaaaaaaaaaaaaaaaaaaaacatga